A single genomic interval of Macadamia integrifolia cultivar HAES 741 chromosome 6, SCU_Mint_v3, whole genome shotgun sequence harbors:
- the LOC122081249 gene encoding probable copper-transporting ATPase HMA5, which yields MATKFLALACIRNESFNGDLSPRPHYPSMPKYPKGVAVQDSIEGSEAKALFSVVGMTCSACAGSVEKAIKRLPGIRDAAVDVLNNRAQVLFYPNFVNEETIREAIKDAGFEASLIKDEVNERSMQTCRLRVKGMTCTSCSRTVESALQGIEGVNKAQVALATEEVEIYYDPKIVSHNQLLEEVEHFGFEAILISTGEDRSKIQLKLDGVCTSHSMRMIENSLQALPGVQDVTIDPMVHKISISYKPDETGPRTFIHVIESTGSGHFKAMIFPEGGGRDSLRQEEIKNYYRSFLWSLVFTIPVFLTSMVFMYIPGIKQGLDAKVINMLTFGEIMRCILSTPVQFIIGWRFYTGSFKALRHGSANMDVLIALGTNAAYFYSVYSVLRAATLEESKATDFFETSSMLISFILLGKYLEVLAKGKTSEAIAKLMDLAPETATLLTIDREGNVVGEHDIDSQLILKNDVIKIMPGAKVACDGFVTWGQSHVNESMITGEARPVAKRKGDTVIGGTVNENGVLHVQATRVGSEAALSQIVRLVESAQMAKAPVQKFADRISKYFVPLVIILAFCTWLAWFLAEKLNGYPKSWIPSSMDGFQLALQFGISVMVIACPCALGLATPTAVMVGTGVGASQGVLIKGGQALESAHKVNCIVFDKTGTLTIGKPVVVSTRLLKNMVLRDFYGLVAAIEVNSEHPLAKALVEYAKKFREEEEKHVWPEARDFVSITGHGVKATVQNKEIVVGNKSLMLDSGISIQVDAEELLVETEELAQTGILVSIDREVVGVIAISDPLKPGVQDVISILKSMDVRNIMVTGDNWGTANAIAKEVGIETVVAEAKPEQKAEKVKELQAMGLTVAMVGDGINDSPALVAADVGMAIGAGTDIAIEAADIVLMKSNLEDVITAIDLSRKTFSRIRMNYFWALGYNLFGIPIAAGALFPSTGFRLPPWVAGAAMAASSVSVVCWSLLLKNYRKPKKLDTLEIRGIKIE from the exons ATGGCGACCAAATTTTTGGCGTTAGCTTGTATTAGGAATGAGAGCTTCAATGGAGATTTGTCTCCTCGACCACATTACCCTTCGATGCCTAAATACCCCAAGGGTGTAGCCGTTCAGGACAGCATCGAGGGTTCCGAGGCCAAGGCTCTGTTCTCCGTTGTTGGAATGACCTGTTCTGCTTGTGCTGGTTCTGTGGAGAAAGCCATTAAACGACTTCCGGGAATCCGTGATGCTGCCGTTGATGTTCTGAATAACAGAGCTCAGGTTCTGTTTTATCCTAATTTCGTCAAT GAGGAAACAATTCGAGAGGCTATCAAAGATGCTGGATTTGAAGCATCATTGATCAAGGATGAGGTGAATGAAAGATCCATGCAAACATGTCGATTACGTGTAAAAGGAATGACTTGTACCTCATGCTCAAGAACTGTTGAATCTGCTCTACAAGGTATTGAAGGTGTGAATAAAGCCCAAGTTGCATTAGCAACTGAAGAAGTAGAAATATATTATGATCCAAAGATTGTGAGCCACAACCAGCTTCTTGAAGAAGTTGAGCACTTTGGTTTTGAAGCCATACTTATTAGTACAGGGGAAGACAGGAGCAAGATACAGCTAAAATTAGATGGAGTATGCACCAGTCATTCAATGAGGATGATTGAAAATTCTCTACAAGCACTCCCAGGTGTTCAAGATGTGACAATTGATCCAATGGTTCataaaatttccatttcttACAAGCCAGATGAAACAGGACCACGGACTTTTATCCATGTTATAGAGTCAACTGGATCTGGGCATTTCAAAGCAATGATATTCCCTGAAGGAGGGGGAAGAGATTCTCTTAGGCAAGAGGAGATTAAGAACTACTATAGATCCTTTCTCTGGAGTCTTGTTTTTACTATCCCAGTGTTCCTTACCTCTATGGTCTTCATGTATATCCCCGGTATTAAGCAAGGACTTGATGCTAAAGTGATCAACATGTTAACCTTTGGAGAGATTATGAGGTGTATACTATCCACCCCTGTACAATTTATTATTGGTTGGAGATTTTACACCGGGTCCTTTAAGGCATTACGCCATGGCTCTGCAAATATGGATGTTTTGATTGCACTTGGAACCAATGCAGCCTACTTCTATTCTGTCTACTCAGTGTTGAGAGCTGCAACGTTAGAGGAGTCCAAGGCCACAGATTTCTTTGAGACGAGCTCAATGCTCATTTCCTTTATTTTACTGGGGAAGTATTTAGAGGTTTTGGCCAAGGGGAAGACATCTGAGGCCATTGCCAAGCTTATGGATTTGGCACCGGAGACAGCAACACTATTAACTATTGACAGGGAGGGAAATGTGGTAGGTGAGCATGACATTGACAGTCAATTGATACTGAAGAATGATGTTATTAAGATAATGCCTGGTGCAAAAGTCGCTTGTGATGGTTTTGTTACCTGGGGTCAAAGCCATGTCAATGAAAGCATGATAACGGGAGAAGCCAGGCCAGTTGCCAAGAGGAAAGGTGATACAGTTATTGGAGGGACTGTGAATGAGAATGGGGTGTTACATGTTCAGGCAACCCGAGTTGGATCTGAAGCTGCTCTCTCACAGATTGTTCGACTTGTAGAATCAGCACAAATGGCCAAAGCTCCTGTCCAGAAATTTGCTGACCGTATCTCAAAATATTTTGTGCCTTTG GTTATTATCCTTGCATTCTGCACTTGGCTTGCCTGGTTTTTGGCTGAAAAATTGAATGGCTATCCAAAGTCGTGGATACCATCCTCCATGGATGGCTTCCAGCTTGCTCTTCAATTTGGCATCTCTGTCATGGTCATAGCCTGCCCTTGCGCTCTAGGTCTGGCAACTCCCACAGCAGTTATGGTTGGTACAGGAGTTGGTGCTTCTCAAGGAGTATTAATCAAAGGAGGTCAAGCATTAGAAAGTGCACATAAG GTGAACTGCATTGTGTTTGACAAAACCGGAACCCTCACCATTGGAAAACCAGTGGTTGTAAGCACAAGGCTCTTGAAAAACATGGTCCTTCGCGATTTCTATGGACTGGTTGCCGCAATTGAG GTTAACAGTGAACATCCGCTGGCCAAGGCTCTAGTTGAGTATGCTAAGAAAttcagagaagaggaagagaaacatGTGTGGCCAGAAGCACGAGATTTTGTCTCCATTACAGGTCATGGTGTGAAAGCAACTGTTCAAAACAAGGAAATAGTTGTCGGAAACAAGAGCCTGATGTTAGACTCGGGGATATCCATTCAAGTTGATGCCGAAGAACTCCTAGTAGAAACTGAAGAGCTGGCACAAACTGGAATCCTGGTATCAATTGATcgggaggttgtgggagtgatAGCCATATCTGACCCATTGAAGCCTGGAGTGCAGGATGTCATTTCCATTCTCAAGTCTATGGATGTGAGGAATATTATGGTGACAGGTGACAATTGGGGAACTGCAAATGCCATCGCCAAGGAGGTTGGAATTGAAACTGTTGTTGCAGAAGCCAAACCTGAACAGAAAGCAGAGAAAGTGAAGGAGTTACAG GCCATGGGACTAACAGTGGCAATGGTTGGAGATGGTATTAATGACTCACCAGCACTAGTGGCTGCTGATGTGGGAATGGCAATTGGTGCCGGCACAGATATAGCCATTGAAGCAGCTGACATTGTTCTGATGAAGAGCAACTTGGAGGATGTGATAACTGCCATTGACCTCTCCAGGAAAACCTTCTCTCGGATCCGTATGAACTACTTCTGGGCACTGGGCTATAATCTATTCGGCATCCCCATCGCTGCTGGGGCCCTTTTCCCATCCACTGGATTCCGTCTACCACCATGGGTTGCTGGAGCTGCTATGGCTGCTTCTTCAGTTAGTGTTGTTTGCTGGTCTCTCTTGTTGAAGAATTACAGAAAACCCAAGAAGTTGGATACCCTTGAGATTAGAGGAATCAAAATTGAGTAA